A genomic region of Candidatus Zixiibacteriota bacterium contains the following coding sequences:
- a CDS encoding thrombospondin type 3 repeat-containing protein, protein MRTKIAIATFIALTALCSRVQGQIIYVDAGHGGPGADVTHNGGGSNNNNGTVGIWVGTAEQWVNLNVAYALRDTLEYWGCQENLDYMMSRCHDTTDISIPERVEEAENFGANQLISIHHNGFPAGAAQATEVRWCNKDTADDGSRRDLEAYDSTLAKKMLYRILEYFRGGDSTKYKNKCFVMNQPDPMQGCMLCSGLYLVRNAMMANVITEASSISSDTAEECLFRYALPVAGHTEKEASAIYGAWQSYILGQGFGRIDYQYFGWAVGDHFPVSVNFADYRTPYEQNWHLAEPYTLYAKPFTKDGYEYTLHHWEEVWWSTGAVLHTFDPYQNPIYVTTSVAMDGYHYYVAYFTGGPFGGQFVSPGSFMTQVMADEPFWIEWNVAEGFLNSCTLYIDFTSNSGSTWTQIAGPLPYNNGYQAQETDVSKSTPADRAGKYLWDVPPIQSSNCYLRIRASDNADNRTTFQSQKFAVSPCPLSTGDFYWTFVSGRVRKFTYLRPPGIPVTNILWSFGDGTSAYSTADTIRHSYVRGGFMTPSIVVTNSCGSYTYVAPYPVDVGCWYVTPDADGDGVANDCDNCSQISNVGQDDVDVDRVGDVCDNCISVSNADQLNTDGDFNGDACDNCPTVANSDQLDTDADTKGDLCDNCPSVANANQADIDGDGKGNVCDNCATVANANQADSDGDGRGDLCDNCAYVSNVNQLDSDADGKGNSCDNCQYQPNPDQADFDGNGIGDACCCVGRVGDANGDGSDEPTIGDITIMLDALYTSLTCENLIGCFAEADVNQSGGATPGCGDISVGDVTILIDYLFITGPSLGLADCL, encoded by the coding sequence ATGAGAACGAAAATCGCTATTGCTACTTTCATTGCCCTGACAGCTTTATGCTCCCGAGTTCAGGGTCAGATCATTTACGTGGACGCGGGGCACGGCGGGCCGGGTGCAGACGTAACGCATAACGGCGGTGGATCCAATAATAATAATGGCACCGTGGGGATCTGGGTCGGCACCGCAGAGCAATGGGTCAACCTGAACGTAGCCTATGCACTGCGCGACACCTTGGAGTACTGGGGATGCCAAGAAAACCTGGATTACATGATGTCGCGATGTCATGACACGACAGACATTTCGATTCCGGAGCGTGTCGAGGAAGCTGAGAATTTCGGCGCTAACCAACTTATCAGTATCCACCACAATGGGTTCCCGGCCGGTGCGGCTCAGGCTACCGAGGTACGCTGGTGCAACAAGGACACAGCAGATGACGGTTCGCGCCGCGACCTCGAGGCCTACGACAGCACACTGGCAAAGAAGATGTTGTATCGGATATTAGAGTACTTCCGTGGCGGGGATTCAACCAAGTACAAGAACAAATGCTTCGTTATGAACCAGCCTGATCCCATGCAAGGCTGTATGCTGTGTTCCGGGCTATACCTTGTTCGAAACGCAATGATGGCTAACGTCATTACCGAGGCATCGTCAATAAGCTCGGATACCGCGGAAGAGTGCCTTTTTCGGTACGCCCTGCCAGTCGCTGGCCACACGGAAAAGGAGGCTTCAGCCATATACGGTGCTTGGCAGAGCTATATCCTGGGCCAGGGATTCGGCCGTATTGACTACCAGTATTTTGGCTGGGCGGTGGGCGATCATTTTCCGGTGTCCGTAAACTTCGCCGACTACCGCACGCCCTATGAGCAGAATTGGCATTTGGCGGAGCCATACACGTTATACGCCAAGCCATTTACGAAGGACGGGTACGAATACACATTGCACCATTGGGAGGAAGTGTGGTGGTCGACAGGGGCGGTTCTGCATACGTTCGACCCATATCAGAATCCAATCTATGTTACGACCAGCGTGGCAATGGATGGGTATCACTACTATGTTGCTTATTTCACAGGCGGCCCCTTCGGGGGTCAGTTCGTTTCGCCGGGTTCGTTTATGACACAAGTCATGGCTGATGAACCTTTCTGGATTGAGTGGAATGTAGCCGAAGGTTTCTTGAATAGCTGCACATTGTATATTGACTTCACGTCGAACTCCGGCTCTACGTGGACACAGATTGCCGGCCCGCTCCCATACAACAACGGCTACCAGGCACAAGAAACCGATGTCAGCAAATCGACACCTGCGGATCGGGCCGGAAAATATCTGTGGGATGTACCCCCTATCCAATCGAGCAACTGCTATCTGCGCATACGCGCAAGTGACAACGCGGACAATCGAACAACTTTCCAATCACAAAAGTTTGCGGTCTCTCCCTGCCCGCTTTCTACGGGTGACTTCTATTGGACTTTCGTGTCAGGCCGCGTGCGAAAATTCACTTATCTGAGACCGCCGGGTATCCCCGTTACCAACATACTATGGAGTTTTGGCGACGGAACGAGCGCATATTCTACGGCCGACACTATCAGGCATTCGTATGTCCGCGGTGGCTTCATGACCCCATCCATCGTCGTCACCAACTCCTGCGGTTCATACACTTATGTAGCGCCGTATCCGGTTGACGTCGGCTGCTGGTATGTCACACCCGACGCCGACGGAGACGGCGTGGCCAACGATTGCGATAATTGTTCACAAATCTCCAACGTCGGCCAGGACGACGTTGACGTGGATCGGGTGGGTGACGTATGTGACAACTGCATTTCGGTTTCAAACGCTGATCAACTGAATACTGACGGCGATTTCAATGGTGACGCGTGCGATAATTGCCCTACGGTCGCCAACAGTGATCAGCTTGACACAGATGCGGATACGAAAGGTGACCTGTGCGACAATTGTCCTTCAGTAGCTAACGCCAATCAGGCCGATATCGACGGGGACGGCAAAGGCAACGTCTGTGACAATTGCGCTACCGTTGCCAACGCCAATCAAGCCGACTCCGACGGTGACGGCAGGGGCGACCTATGTGATAATTGCGCGTATGTGTCCAACGTCAACCAACTCGACTCGGATGCCGACGGTAAGGGCAACTCTTGTGATAATTGCCAGTATCAACCCAACCCCGATCAGGCGGACTTTGACGGGAACGGCATCGGTGATGCTTGCTGTTGCGTGGGTCGAGTGGGCGACGCCAACGGGGATGGCAGCGACGAGCCAACCATTGGCGACATTACTATCATGTTGGATGCGCTGTACACTTCCTTGACCTGTGAGAATCTTATAGGCTGTTTTGCGGAGGCAGATGTTAACCAATCCGGGGGCGCCACGCCCGGCTGCGGAGACATTTCAGTGGGCGATGTTACAATCCTTATTGACTACCTGTTCATTACCGGGCCGTCACTTGGGCTGGCAGATTGCCTGTAA